In Janthinobacterium sp. B9-8, the genomic stretch TCCATCGAATTTGGGATGCAATAGCTAAAGGATTCGCCTTGCTCGTCGAATAAATCGATCTCCTTCATTTGGATAAAGCGCTGAAACTTGATCGCAAACCAAATATTTTGCGCTTCATCTCTGGGAACCCGCCATTTCAGCTTATCCCAATGCAGATAGCGGCCCTTGCTATCGGTTAAATCATATAAAGGCAGATACTTTTGGAGCGTTGGAAAATCAACCTGCACCAGATCAAATTTTGGCGCTCTCTCTACCCTTGGCTTAGCCATAATCTCAAATCCATCATTTTGCGTTAATAGCCTTCAGCATGACATGCCTGTGGCTAAAGTCAATCTTGCATACATTTTCAGCACCAAAATACGGCTGTAGCGGATCGTATATAAACTCAGCATCAGCTATGCAGCTGATAAATCGGCCCCACCACACTTCCAGGCAAGCAACCCAGTTTTTGTAGGATGTGCAGGCCGTTTTTCTTGCGCTCCGGCTTTGTGTGCCTCAACGCTTTATCTGATGCATATAGAGCGGAGTAATTACACGCTAAACGGCACTGCATCGGCTCGTATTTCAAACAAAACTTACCCGGCAGAAAACCCGAGGCTATTCTCTTTGATAAGCAATCAGGAGCAAAACCATGTCACACCAGATCAATCCGGCAGGTCTTAAGCTAGTCAAACAGTTTGAAGGTCTTTATCTGCAACCCTACGCCTGCCCGGCGGGAGTATGGACAATAGGCTACGGCCACACAGATGGCATCAACGCCAGTACGGCAAACATCAGTGAAGCGGAAGCCGATGCTTTACTTGCCAAAGATATGGCAAAAGTGGCCGCCGCCATTGAAAAGCTGGTCAAAGTAAAACTGCACAGCAATCAGTTTTCGGCACTTTGCAGTTTTACTTTCAATGTGGGCGTGAGCAGCCTGCAGCACAGCACCCTGCTTAAAAAACTAAACGCAGGCCATGATGCTGCCGTACCTGCTGAAATGGCCAGATGGAATAAAGCGCGTGAGCCAGCCAGCGGCCAGCTAAAAGTACTCAAAGGCTTGATCGCCCGACGGGCCGCAGAAGCCAGCTTATGGCTGGAGAGCCACGATAGCTTTATTAATGCCAGCACAATGGCGCAAAGCGTTTCTGCCGATGAGCACGGCTATCAAGTCATTGCGCGCAAGGGTTTAAATTTACGCTCGGGGGCGGGTTTAGAGTTCTCTATCCTTGAGCTGCTGCCCGCGCAAAAGAGAGTATTTGTACTAAGAGAAAAAGAAGGCTGGGCCGCCATCGATCTGGACGGCGACGGGCTACTGGATGGCTGGGCTTTAGCTGATTTTTTACGGGAATATTCTGGGGTTTAATCACACCGCAGATAAAGCAAATCATGATGCCTCTTACTCATCAGGCATAGTGCTATTTATCTATTTAGATTGTTTATAGAAAAACCCCCGCATCCATGACAGATGCGGGGGTTGGGTAAACGCAATGATTAGCAGGTGTTTAAAATCTCAGCCTGCTGCATTGAGCTTTACGCAGCGATAATGGCCAAGTTAGCGTTAGTAAAGAGTACATAATCGGCCGCAGTCATATCAATGGAGCCAACCAGAGAAACAACATCACCTGTTTCTAGGATGGTATTAGTCCCTGCACCTGCATCGGCAACCAAGATCAACATACGGCTATTGGTTGTGTCATACAGGGATACAAAGATTTCATTTCCTGCAGTAAGACCAGTAACGGTTGAAGTACCAATCGCAGCATCAAATGCAGCTTGCAAGGTACCGGTTGTAGTGCCACCGGTGGTTAGTTTGATTAAATCTGCACCAGCAGTAATCGCTGCTGCAGATGCATTCACTGCAACAGATTGAACAACTGTTGAAGATGCGGCCGCTGCTGCTACGGTTGAATTTAGGCCAGTAGCGGCATTAGCGTAGTTGCCAGATGTTGCAGACAGGTTCAATACGTCTGAAGTAGCAGCGGAGGTGCCGATTGTAAAATCCATCACGCGGGACACAGTGCCAATAACCGTCGATACCGCGCCCGTAGCGGTGTCACCACGCAAGACAAAGTTATCTGCGCCTGTGCCACCTGTTAATGAATCTGCTGTCGTTGTATTCGCACCTGTTACCCGGTTAGCTAAGGTGTCATTGCCTGCACCACCCACCAAGGTATCTGCCACGGTAGAACCAACCAAGACATCGTTGCCCGAGCCGCCCGTTGCAGTAATTGAAGCAGTCACCGCACCCGTTGCAAACATGGTTAAGGCACCGGTTAATGCAGAAGCATTAATCACTGAAGCCCCACTAATTGCAGCACCAAAGGTAATGGCATTGCTACCTGTAAGGTTGATTGTGCCCAAAGTACCGCCAGACAAGCCGGCCATAGTCAGACCACCTGTTAATGTAGCAGCATCAAATGCCAGCCCAAGAACGGTAGCTGAGTTGGCAACCGCAACCGTTGCTGTACCGCTGCTCAGGTTTAATGTGCCTACACCTGTTGTAGTAATCAGGCCAGTTACATCCCAGCCATTAGTATTCAAGGTTAGCGCATTAGTGTTTACAGCTGGGGTAGCTGTAAAGCCGATGGTACCGCCCGAGTCAGCACCTAAGCCTACGGTGTTGCCGGTGTTTAATGTAACTGTGGAGCCTGTTGTAACCGCACCATGCACATTAATTGCGTTCACACCCACCAGCTTGGTTGCATCAATCGAAGCGCCCAAACCATCATTCAGACGTAGCGTTTCAAAATTGGTGTAGTTAGCGGCATTGGCTACAGTCGTTACGGTTACAGCAACAGCTGTTGCAGAAGCAATCGACAAGATATCCGTGCCGTCGCCGCCGTTTACACTACCGCCAGTCCCCATAATGCCTGCTGTTACCGTATCGTTACCTGCACCCGTGGTATGAGCAACTGTGGATGCTGCCACGGTAATGGTATCCGCACCGGTAGATGAAGTACCTACAAACTGCTGACCTGCACCCAAAGCGGTTGTAAGAATTACGCCACCAGTGCTGGTGCTGGTGATCACACCTGCAGCGGTCAGTGTTTGTGCATCCGCTGTAAATTTACCTGCGCCAGAAACATTAAGCGTGGTAGAAACAGCGCTGCCTAATGCGTCCATTTGCAAATCTACATCTGCTTTTACCGCTAGCGACACTGCTTTTGCAGTAGTAGCGGTTACGTCGAATGAGCGGCTGCCTGTTGCATTAATGGTTAAGGATGTAGCTTCTGCATCGGTAACAACCGTTGTACCTGCGTCAGTACCCGCAGCACCTTCATCCACACCGTTTAAATTAAGCACTAAAGCCCGTGTTGCAGCTGCTGCCGTGAGTGTCACATTGTTAACTGTTGTTGCCGCATTTAAATTAGTCAGATTAAGCGTAGTTACGCCATCGCCAGTAATCGTAGATGCGCCTGTTGCACCACTTACGGTTACTGTTTTCAGCGTGCTACCCGTTGCAGCCGCAGTACCACTACGATCAGTAACCGCTACCGCGGCACCATTAGTAACACTCACAGAAGCGAGTTTATTAGCGACGGCAGTACCACCAATTGTCACATTGCCTGTACCTGCAACCACAGCTAAATCGCCACCTGTTCCGATCACGGCTACATTACCAGCCCCTGAAGTAGCAACACTGACATTCGCGGTGTCTGCCGCAGTAATTGTCATTGCCCCTACGCCATTGATCGTGGCCTTTGTGAGCCCTGTCCAAGCAGTCATGTCTGCAGTTACACCTGCACTAGACGACAAGGTGACAGTTTCAATATTTTTAACCACTTGGCTAGTCGAAGTAGCAATCGCGGTCGTATCAGAAACGGTTAAAACATCCGTACCCGCACCACCATCCAGACTATCCAGAGCGCCAAAACCGCCTACCGCTGTAGAGCTGAAGCTATCGCTGCCTGCAGTACCCGTAAAGCTATCGATACCGGTAGTCAGCGTAAAGGCTGTGCCTTGAGCAACAATCGAATTCAAATTGGCGGTAATTAAGGCTGTTTGAGAAGTTTGCGTTGCAACGCTAACTACAGCAGTCAGGAATGTACGGGCAATATCTGCTGCCGCTGTACCTGCGTATTTGAGAATACCCGTTGCATCTGATGCAGCTGTGGTATAGGCCGCGGCAACCGCCAGCTTGGCATTTAGTACGGTTAAATCTGCACCTGCTGCACCGTTTAAAACGGAAACCGCCATCGTACCCACGGTCATACGGCCAGCGCTAATTTCATTCAGATAAAATTGCAAGCCAGCGGTTTCTGCCGCACGGCCAAACGATGCTTGGTAAACAGCGCTAATTTGTGCGGCCAAGGCTTGTGTGCCATACAGCGTTACCGATTCTGCGGAGGTAGCGAATGCATTGGCAATCGCCGAAGCGCCACCTTCTTTATCAAATTTTTCCGCCCAGTATTGCTGCCCAGCGTAGTCGGCTGGACGTTGATAGTAAGCGACATAGAGTTTTTGCACGAATGCTAATGCTGCTGCAGTTGCCATTTTTACGTACTCCAAAAAGTTTATGTAAGCTATCGTCCAGCTTCACGCCAGGGCTTTTCCATAATGGATTGCGCCTCGGACAAATGCATTGTTCTCCCGCCCTATTTTTAAGAATGTGATTGCAATCACAAAAGCGCATTTACCCTTGCATAAGGAGGCGAACGGTGGTCTTTTATTTTTAATATTTTATAAGTCATTGTTTTTATTAAACAACCTACATAAACCAACAATAGGCACTTCGTTTTTATCTTGTTTTTTTCTAAAGCACTGCATTCGCCTGTCCCTTTCAAGCCACCTGCTCACTACTACAGCACTTGACTAGAGAATAGGAATATGAAATTTAAACCCCGTCATCAAGCTAAACCCCTGCTATTTTTGGCATTAAGCTTGGCATTCAATGAACAAAAACATGGAAAAGGAGGTAATTCCCCCCTGTGTGCTTAATATTTAATTAAGCTAATAGAAAACATAGAGACAGCAACTTGTTATTCGTATTACACTCTCTACAGCTCAGTACACTCACCACCGCATCATGCAGCTCATCTTTTCTTCTTTTTGCCTCTTATATAGTTTATTATTCATTCAACTATAAACTTATAGTAGATAAAATAATTCACTATGAAACACTATCCCCGCACCGATCTCGCTAAGCGTTATTGCGATACGCTCAGTGGGCTGAGCTTAATCAGCAGCACAAAAAACCTATTCCTTGCTGCCCCGCGCCGAGTGGGAAAAACACAATTTATTAATAATGATTTAATCCCTGAGGCACAAAGCCGTGGCTGGCTAGTTATTTATGTGGATTTATGGAGCGATCAGAATAAATCGCCCAGCGCATTGATTTGCGAAGCTTTGCATCAAAAAAGTAAAGAAATGGAAGGCCGATTACTAAGCACAGCCAGATCGGCAGGGATTGCGGGTGGGCAAATTGGTGCAGGGGAGTTCAAGCTTGATTTCACCATTCCCGCTGAAGATGTACCCACATCAGTTAGCGAGTCCTATCAGCAGCTGAAGGAGCGGGCAAAAAACCACACAGTGATGCTGGTAGTCGATGAGGCGCAACAGGCTTTAAGCAGTGATGATGGTAAAAAAGCGACCTTTGCGCTGAAATCAATTCGCGATACCTCCAATCAGCAAATTGACCAGGCAGGACATGATTTTGTACTGGTTTTTACCGGCTCGCAGCGGGATAAACTATCCAATCTTTGCAGCCCGAAAACGAGCGCATTTTATGGCAGCTCGGTAGAGGAGTTTCCACTACTGGACAGCAATTTTATTGAGTTTTTTATTTATGCAGTTAACGATGCTATCGGCAGCAACGCAGCTAAAAAACTAAAGCGCGAGAGCACTTTGGGGGCTTTTCAAATCTTAGGCTGCAAGCCTGATTTGCTGATTGATGCGCTAGGTAAATATATGCTGGAGCCTATCGAGCGCTCCATCCAAGATGTGGCACTGGATATGGTGAGATCAGCCGCTTTTGAGATTGAAACCACGGTGAATGCTTTAACCCCCATTCAACGTGCGATCTTTAAAACGATCACACTCAACTCGCAGAATAACTTTGCGCCTTTTTCCAGCAATGCAATAAGCCAATACGCCGCAGAGCTGCCTGAAAATACCAACCTCACGGTTTCAACTGTGCAAGCGGCCATCAGTGCGTTGCGAGATCAGAGCTTGCTCTGGCAACCCTCTTCCGGCAAATACCTCCCCGAAGATAGCTCGTATCTGGCGTATTTTAGACGCCGCTAAGCCAGCCCCAAATCATTGAGCAGCCATCTTATCGAGCGAGGTAATGCCACTCGTCGTGCAGCGGCAGGCAGTGTATTGCCCGCCAGTTCAAAAAACCTTAAAAGTCATCATCGTTTGGCTTTATAAAAAAAGGCGGCTTGCGCCGCCTTTCAAATGGATTGCCTTCACAACGTGTCAAACTTAAGACTGCCCTATTGCTAAAACAGCATATTTGGCTATATTTCGATGGTTTTTCGTTAAATAACCAGCGATTCGCCTCAACAATCATCAAAAACGATTGCAAGCCAGAGATTTACTCTAAGGGTGCTTAAGTACCGACAGACAGCTATACCTTGACCTTTTTGCTAGCCAAAAAGTCATCCAGACCTTTTTGCACCAGCTCATAGGTTTTCTCCACATTGCTGGCGATAGTGCCATCCAATACTTGCAAGCTTTTCAGAATCTCTTTTGCCTCTTTAAAGCCTTGCTCTACCCCGCCACGAATCACCTTGGTAAATTCTTCAGCTATTTTTTCCGGATCTTGTCCCGGTCTTTGCTTGGCAAATGCTTCATAAAACCCAGTGGACAGCGCCACAATTCGCCCGGCAGTGCCCTCTGGTGAATTATCTTGCCCCATCGCGTTTTTAATCGCGTCGTCGCCAAATTCAGGCTGCAATACTTCGTTGATTTTATCGATGGCACTTCTAAATAAAAGCTGCATCGGCTTATCGCCACTACTGATCGATACTTGCAAAGAAGCTTGCAAGATTTGCTGATTAGTTTGCGCACGAATATTTGCTGCGCTGATTTCAGGCTTTTTATCTGTTTCCTTACTCTCTTTGATGTCTTTACTTGCTGAAGCAGCGCTACTCACTGGGTTCGATTGAGAAACAGAGTTAATCACGATAAAGCTCCCTATCAATGTCTTGCATAAAGGTATACCCCAGTTTATCGGCCTCAAAGTGACTTAACTTCAGTCACATCTTGCCCGCCCTGATCGGCGGCTTGATTTTGCGCAATAAATGTAAACTTTGCGACTTCCTTCCGTTTACCTGCATAGCATTCGTGGCTATGCTCCGCCCCTGCTTTTTATTTTAAATCGGTATTGTATGTCCCAGCCTCAACACGCCCACACTCTGTTAGAAGACTTGCAAGGATTGCTCACGGGTGTCTTATTAATGGCGCTGGCGATTCAGTTTTTTAAACAGGCGGGGCTGCTTACTGGTGGCGCAACCGGTTTAGCTTTTCTGCTGCACTATATTGCGCACTGGTCGTATGGCACGGTGCTGTTTCTGATCAATCTGCCTATTTATATTTTTTCTTACCGCATGCTGGGTAAAGAATTCACGCTCAAAACTTTTGCCTGCGTAGGCACGCTGGCCTTGCTATGCGGTTGGCTGCCCGATTTAATTAATCTAGGCAATATTGATCCCATTTTTGCCGGGCTGATGGGCGGATTATTGGCGGGTGTTGGAATTTTGATGCTGATCCGGCATAAAGCCAGCTTAGGTGGTGTCACCGTACTGGCTCTGTATTTGCAAAAACGCTTTGGCTGGCGCACAGGTTATGTGCAATTGGTGGTGGATCTGTTTATTTTATGCGTGGGCTTTGGCGTAGTTGACCACAAGCAATTATTAATTTCTGTTTTAGGCGCATTTGCTTTAAATCTGGCAATTGCAATTAATCACAGGCCAGATCGATACATCGGCATGTGATTAGCTAATAAAAAAAGGCCATTATTCAATGGCCTTTTTTAAATATTTTACTAAGACGCATCAACTTGCCTGCGGCGTTTTACCAATAAGGCAATTAATCCTAAGCCCATTAATGCATATGTTTCTGGCTCTGGTACAGGTGCGGCCATCATGCCTCGACCTTGAACCCCCATTAAATCAAAACCAGGAGACCAGCCCGCTACATCTGTACCGCGAATCATCACTTGGCTTACCGCGCTTAAGCCGGTACCGGCCAAGCTTAAAAAAGACGACACTGGATTATAAGTACTCCCCGTAGGCGCACCTTCGGTTACCGAGCCAATTTTAGTCCAGGCATCAGCAACATTCAGCTTTCCCCAAACGCTCACATTAGACAAAGCGCCTGCATCTACATAATAAATATCTAGCCCTTCAGTCGCGTTTTTTCCATTAAAGCCATATACCGCAGAGTAATCAGTAGGCACTGAAACCCATTGAGCAGCGGTAGGCGCACCAAGAATAATATTAGGATTTACCACCTCAGCAGGAGGAGCAGTGAGCGTGCCATTATTGCCAAATGCAACTGCATTATTTCCTACGGCATCTTTAAAGCTAATAAATTGGTCAACATATGCATTTACCGCATGTGCTGAACTAAACAAGCTAAGCAATATAACAATTGCAGCCGCATTTTTCTTGATGTTCATATCTGTTCCTTAAATATTTAAAATATAAGATTTAAAAACACGACTACATTTAAAAAAAATAATTATTAGTCAAAATCTAATAATTAATAAAAGACAAAATAAGATTAATTAAAATCAAATCAATCTATTTATCTGATGTGTATTTTTACCGGAAACAACATTTCAGATCAATCAACAAAAATTCAATAATTACGTGTCTGGTATTTAAGCAAAATAAAAACAAGCAAGAAAAATCATGATGTATTTAAAAACACATGCTTCTATTGCGTTATTTACAGCAAAAAAAAGCCATACTTTCGCCTGAAAAGCACAAAATCCGCTATAAAAAAACATAGAGAAAGGAAATGTTTGGAATTTGAAAGATTGATTGGTATTAGCTAAAAATATAACGCTGTGCCCTAGCTCACAAAGAAAGCGTTCAATAATCTATTCACAACGGCTCCGACTTATGCAACCAAGCCCTAAAGCCACGCGAAGAAGGCCTGCCCTTCACTGAAAACACACAACAAACATTAAATAGCCGGCTTCCCACAGGCTGAAAAACCGGCTTGTCTATTTAATTAGATATTAACAGCCAACTTCTGGGCCAATGCATATAAAGCGGCAGGGCGATTAGAGCAGCAACTTAGTCGGCCAGCCGCTTTAGGTGCAAGGTCTAAATCATAAGGCAAGCGGCCCGCAATCAGCCACAGCTTGTCTTGCGGCAAAGCCTCGATCAGCGCCTGCTGCTCTTTAAATAATTGAGCGTTATAAGACACAAAAATAATTTGCCCGGCATGAGCGGCCTGGCTAAGCACCGTATCAACCTCGGCAGCATCTGGCTGCAAAGCAATCCACTGCTCATCCACTCTGTAGCCTAGCTCGCTTAATGGCTGAGCCAGCGAGTTACGCGCCTCTGGCGTTTTACCAAGCGCCACTTCATCGATTTCAGTGTGTGTGCGCACTTCGGCACTAATTAAAAAGACCGGCTTATTTTTATCTAATGGCTGAGCATGGCCAGTAATCGCAGCTTGATGTACACGTGCAGATAATTGCAATGCTTCGGAGGCCAGTAAAGATGGCGCAAGATTTGCCCATGCCGACATCTGATAGCGCTGCTTTAAAGCCAA encodes the following:
- a CDS encoding DUF5610 domain-containing protein: MINSVSQSNPVSSAASASKDIKESKETDKKPEISAANIRAQTNQQILQASLQVSISSGDKPMQLLFRSAIDKINEVLQPEFGDDAIKNAMGQDNSPEGTAGRIVALSTGFYEAFAKQRPGQDPEKIAEEFTKVIRGGVEQGFKEAKEILKSLQVLDGTIASNVEKTYELVQKGLDDFLASKKVKV
- a CDS encoding YitT family protein, translated to MSQPQHAHTLLEDLQGLLTGVLLMALAIQFFKQAGLLTGGATGLAFLLHYIAHWSYGTVLFLINLPIYIFSYRMLGKEFTLKTFACVGTLALLCGWLPDLINLGNIDPIFAGLMGGLLAGVGILMLIRHKASLGGVTVLALYLQKRFGWRTGYVQLVVDLFILCVGFGVVDHKQLLISVLGAFALNLAIAINHRPDRYIGM
- a CDS encoding PEP-CTERM sorting domain-containing protein; protein product: MNIKKNAAAIVILLSLFSSAHAVNAYVDQFISFKDAVGNNAVAFGNNGTLTAPPAEVVNPNIILGAPTAAQWVSVPTDYSAVYGFNGKNATEGLDIYYVDAGALSNVSVWGKLNVADAWTKIGSVTEGAPTGSTYNPVSSFLSLAGTGLSAVSQVMIRGTDVAGWSPGFDLMGVQGRGMMAAPVPEPETYALMGLGLIALLVKRRRQVDAS
- a CDS encoding DUF4214 domain-containing protein, encoding MATAAALAFVQKLYVAYYQRPADYAGQQYWAEKFDKEGGASAIANAFATSAESVTLYGTQALAAQISAVYQASFGRAAETAGLQFYLNEISAGRMTVGTMAVSVLNGAAGADLTVLNAKLAVAAAYTTAASDATGILKYAGTAAADIARTFLTAVVSVATQTSQTALITANLNSIVAQGTAFTLTTGIDSFTGTAGSDSFSSTAVGGFGALDSLDGGAGTDVLTVSDTTAIATSTSQVVKNIETVTLSSSAGVTADMTAWTGLTKATINGVGAMTITAADTANVSVATSGAGNVAVIGTGGDLAVVAGTGNVTIGGTAVANKLASVSVTNGAAVAVTDRSGTAAATGSTLKTVTVSGATGASTITGDGVTTLNLTNLNAATTVNNVTLTAAAATRALVLNLNGVDEGAAGTDAGTTVVTDAEATSLTINATGSRSFDVTATTAKAVSLAVKADVDLQMDALGSAVSTTLNVSGAGKFTADAQTLTAAGVITSTSTGGVILTTALGAGQQFVGTSSTGADTITVAASTVAHTTGAGNDTVTAGIMGTGGSVNGGDGTDILSIASATAVAVTVTTVANAANYTNFETLRLNDGLGASIDATKLVGVNAINVHGAVTTGSTVTLNTGNTVGLGADSGGTIGFTATPAVNTNALTLNTNGWDVTGLITTTGVGTLNLSSGTATVAVANSATVLGLAFDAATLTGGLTMAGLSGGTLGTINLTGSNAITFGAAISGASVINASALTGALTMFATGAVTASITATGGSGNDVLVGSTVADTLVGGAGNDTLANRVTGANTTTADSLTGGTGADNFVLRGDTATGAVSTVIGTVSRVMDFTIGTSAATSDVLNLSATSGNYANAATGLNSTVAAAAASSTVVQSVAVNASAAAITAGADLIKLTTGGTTTGTLQAAFDAAIGTSTVTGLTAGNEIFVSLYDTTNSRMLILVADAGAGTNTILETGDVVSLVGSIDMTAADYVLFTNANLAIIAA
- a CDS encoding lysozyme, with protein sequence MSHQINPAGLKLVKQFEGLYLQPYACPAGVWTIGYGHTDGINASTANISEAEADALLAKDMAKVAAAIEKLVKVKLHSNQFSALCSFTFNVGVSSLQHSTLLKKLNAGHDAAVPAEMARWNKAREPASGQLKVLKGLIARRAAEASLWLESHDSFINASTMAQSVSADEHGYQVIARKGLNLRSGAGLEFSILELLPAQKRVFVLREKEGWAAIDLDGDGLLDGWALADFLREYSGV